ACCTTGGCGCCGGTGCTGGTGAAGGTGACGCGGCCGTCGCCCACCGCGTAGGTCATGCGGCGGTTGACGCGGTACGTACCGCCGGACACCTGCACCCACGGCAGCAGCTTGAGCAGCGTCCGCGAGGAGATGCCCTGCATCTGCGGCTCGGACTTGGTCGTCGTCGCCAGCTGACGCGCCGCCTGCGTGCCAAGGCTCTGGTTGTTGTCGTCGAACTTCTTCAGGTCGTTGGACATGGGGTCACCTTCTCCAGGTTAAGGGTTCAAAAAGGTTTCGGACTTCAGTGGGACTCAGGGCCTGCCGGCGCGGAACAGCTCGGCGAGGCGCATGGCGGAGGTGCCCAGGGCGGAGACGTTCCCGGCCTTGAGCTTCGGCGCCGCGTCGTGGATGAGCTCCGCCTCGGTGTAACGGGCCACCTCCGCGTGCCACCTGGGGATGCCCGCCATCCACTGCTGGAGCTGCTCCACGTACTTGTTCAGCTTCTCCTGCGCCTTCGCATCCAGGTTGAAGGTGCGGATGACCACCGGCAACTCCTTGGCCACCAGGTGCTGGAACTGCTGCATGCGCGCGGTCATCAACGCGTTGACCACGCTCACGGCCTCGTCCTTGTCCACGCCCAGGAACTTCTGGACCACGAGCACGCAGTTGTTGAGCTCGCCCTCGAACTGGATCTCCTTCTGGTAGGAGAAGAGGTCGTTGACGAAGCAGGCGTAGTCCGCGGCGGAGTTCTCCAGCCCGCGCAGCGTGCGGGTGTTGAAGACGTCCTCCGGCACCGCGTCGCCCTTGGACAGGCGCGACAGGCTCATGGTGAGGTCCGAGCCGAACGTCTTGCGGCGCATCTCCACGTAGTCCACGGGGTCCGGCACGCGGTTGAGCAGCTGGTTGTTCAGCTCCCACACCCAGCTGTCCGTCATGTCCTGGATGGCCTTGCGGAACAGCTTGCGGCCGCGCGGCGACAGCGGGCCGGCGGTGCGCTTCCACAGGTCCGCCAGGCCCAGCTCCACGGGGTTCGTGGGCACCGCGGCGTTGGCGGCCTCCACGTCATCCGGCATGAACTGGCCCAGCCGCGCGGTGAACATCTTCGCGCCCGCCATGTCCCGCGTGTTCGCGTAGAGCATGGGGAAGTAGTCGTCCGCGTAGGTGCCCCAGACGAGCCAGCACGCCGTCAGGTCCAGCTGCTCCGGGGTCGCGTCCGGGTGGATGTACGCGCCGCAGAGGGCCACGTCCGCCGCGTCGAACTTGTGGTCGTCCCAGACGTAGAACCCCACCCCGGGCACCACCTCCAGCATCCCCACCCGCCGCGCCCACGCCTTGGAGTTCTTGCGCGCGCGGTCCAGGTGCGGGCTCTGGTACGTGCTGTACGGCATGTAGAACGCCGGCAGCTTCGTGGGCCCCACGTACTGGCGGGGCACGTGGCTCAGGGAGCGGGAGCGGGGCCCCAGCCCCAGGCCGCCGGGCGTCAGCGGGATGCGCAGCGCGGAGGTGCCCAGGCCGGAGGGCACGGGGATGGACAGCGCCGGCCGCTCCTCCGAGTGCTGGTTCATGTAGCGGTTGGAGCGCATGTGCCACTCGTGGCCGCCGGACTGCCAGTCCTGCAGGCCGCGCAGGTACGTGAGCACCTGCGCCTGCTCCACCGGGTTGAGCCCGTACTCCGCGAACAGCCACGGCAGCTCCGTGGCGAACGTGGTCTCGAACTGCTGCAGCCGCGACGTCAGCAGGTCGTTGACCAGCTCCGCCGCGCGCTGGGTGTCACAGTCGAGGAACTTCTCCACCACCAGCACGCCGTTGGAGAGCTCGCCCTCCTCCAGCTCGCGCTCGTAGGAGAACAGGTCGTTGCGCAGGTGCACCGCGTCCGAGAACGTGTCCTTGAAGACGCGCATCGGGCGGCTCTTCACGACGCGGTCCGGAATCTCCGCGGAGACGGCGTGCTCCACCAGGTCGGACGACCAGGGCGCGCCGCCCACCTTGCGGCGCATCTCGATGTACTCGATAGGGTTGGAGACGCGCGCCTCGCTGATGTTCTCGATCTCCCACATCGACTCATCGAGCAGGTGCTTGGTGTTCTCGTAGAAGCGCTTGCGCCAGTCCATGGACATGGAGGGCACGGTGCGCTGCCACAAATCCCAGAGGGCGCGCTCCACCGGGTTGGTGGGCTCCGGCGGCGGGGACATGTCCAGCGGCATGAACAGCGGCAGCCGATCCAGGTAGGCCTGGCCGCCCTTCACGTCGCGCGAGTACTTGAAGACCTCCAGGAAGTGGTCGTCGAAGTAGAAGACCCAGACGTACCAGTCCGTGATGAGGTCCAACTCCGGGCCCGGCGCCTCCGGGTGCGTGTACGCACAGAGCAGCGCGTAGTCCATGCCGTCGAAGCGGCGCTCGGACCAGACCTCGCGGTCCGTGCCATCCCGAGGCGGTCCCAGGATGCCCATCTGGTAGGACCACGCCTTGGTGTGCGCGCGGGCCCCCTCCAGGTTCGGATTCAGGCGCGCCGGCCACGGCACGTAGAAGTCCGGCAACTGGAACGGTTGCTTCTGCTTCCCCTTGGACATGCTCGCCCCTCGTTGATCCCCGGGGGCTTGTACTGTCGTCCAGTGGTCAACACCACGGACAACGGCTTGAGCAGGAAACGTTGGTTAATCCAGCGAATAAGGGTTCGCGGGGATGGGGGATGACCCAGTTGGATCAGGGTTTGAGAATCCGCCTCCCCGCGTGACCCTCGCGTGACCTGCTAGCGGCGCGTGGAACGGCGCGCGGTGCTCTTGCGAGCGGACGTCTTGCGCGCGGTGCTCTTGCGAGCGGACGTCTTGCGCGCGGTGCGGCCAGCGGCGGCGCGACGGGCCGGGGCCTTGCGGGCGCCGCGCTTGGCGGTGGCCTTCTTCGCGGTGCCGCGCTTCGCCGTGCCGCGCTTGCCCGCGGCCTTCTTCGCGGTGCGCTTGCCCGCGGCCTTCTTCGCGGTGGTGCGCTTGGAGGTCGCATTCTTCGCGGCCCCCGTGCGGCGGGACGACGCCTTCCGGGCGCCCTTGCGCGCGCCAGGGGAGCGGCGGCGCGACGGCGTGGCCTCACCGGCCGGCAGCACCGTGTTGGACGACGGGGTCTCGTTCGGGTCCTGCATGTTCGACTCGGCGTGCATCAACAACCTCCAGGGATGACAACACCTGGAGGGTAAGCGCAACCGCCGGAAGTGCACGCATGCCCCGCTGCGCGGATGCACGCCATCTGACGAATGCGTCCGGCGCTACATCCCGCGCGAGGCCGAAAATCCGGCCTCGGAGCGCTCACGTGCCGCGCGGTGCGCTCAGGCCGCGCCCTTCAGGAACGCGGCGAGCTTCTCGTACGCCACGGCCAGCGGAGGGATGGGCGCGCTCTCGTGGAGCTGATGCGCCTGCGCCGTCTCACCGGGCCCGAAGTTCACCGCGTCCACGCCCCACTCGCCGAAGCGGGCCACGTCCGTCCACGCCTGCTTCGACGCGGCGGGCAGCCCCGTGAGCGACATCAGCCGCTGGAACAGCGGGTTGCCCGCGGCCACCGGCCCGCTGGGCGAGCTGTCCGTGAACTCCACCTCCGCGCGGCCCGCCACCAGCGCCAGCACGTCCTCCTTCGCCCGAGCCACGCTCTTGCCCGGCGCGAAGCGGTAGTTGAGGTTCAGCTCGAACGCCTCCGGCACCACGTTGCGCGCGCGGCCGCCCTTGGCCAGCGTGGCGCTGAGGACCTCGTAGAAGGGGAAGCCCGAGACGTTCACCTCCACGCGCTCGCGGCCCAGCAGCTCCGTGAGCAGCGGCCCCGCCTTGTGGATGGCGTTCTCCCCCTGCCACGGCCGCGCGGAGTGCGCGCTGCGCCCCGTGAAGCGGACCGTCACCTGCATGCTGCCGACGCAGCCCACCTGCACCACGCCGTCCGTGGGCTCCATGGCGATGCCGAACTTCACGCGCGAGAGGTCCGGCCGCTTCGCGTACAGCGGGATGAGGCCGCTCTCCGCGTAGGCCCCCTCCTCGCGCTCGTACAGGAGGAAGGCCACGTTGACGGGCAGCTCGGCGCGCTTCAGGTCCTCCGCCAGCGCCATCATCACCGCGACGCCGCCCTTCATGTCGGACGCGCCCAGCCCGTGCACGCGCTCGCCTTCGATGCGCGGCGCGCGGCCCACATCCCCGGGGTGCATGGGCACCGTGTCCAGGTGGCCGATGAGCGCCACCGTGGGACGGGGGTCCTCCAGCGAGCCCAACAGCAGCGTGTGCCCGACGCGGAAGACCTCCTCGCGGCGGAAGTGCTTCAGCGCCCAGCCTTCCACGTGGTCCGCGATGGGACCCTCGTGGCCAATGGGGCTTTCAATGCGACACAGCTCGAGCGTCGTCTGGGCGAGTCGGGTGGCGAGTTCGATGGAGGCCATGCGCGAAGCACCATACTCCCCGCCCGGGCCCGGAACATCGTCCCGTCAGGCGCCGTCCGCCAGCTCTTCGAAAGACGTCACGCCATCCAACACCGTGACGCAGATGCACGCGGGGCCCTGCAGCGCGGTGAAGTCGTGCAGCGAGCCGTCCACCTTCTCCAGCTCCTCCCCGGGCCAGACCTCGTGGCCGGAGTCCTCGCGGAAGCCGCCCTCCAGCACCAGGTTCCACTCGCGGCCCAGGTGCGTGTGGCGCGGATAGCGGGCGCCGGGCTGGAGGCGCACGACGGCGGCCATCATCCCCTCGCGCCCCGGGCCCGTCTCCACCGGCATCAGCTCCACGCCCTCCACCGGGCCGGGCATCCAGTTGGCGGGCTCCGCCATGGACTCCAGCAGCTCGCGGGCCCGCGCCTCCGCCACGTCCAGGAACGCGGCGACCTTCCCGGCCCAACGGGCGAAGCGGCCGGGCCCCTCCATCCGCTCCATCAGGCGCGTGAGCACCGAGGCGGGGGGCGCCACCGGCTCCACCAGCGTCCCCAACGCATCCACGGCGGGCGACAGCCGGGCCAGCTCCGCCCGGCAGCGCTCACAGCCCTCCAGGTGCCGGGCCGCGGCGTCGCGCCGGGCCGGCTCCAGGGTCCCGAGCAGCCACTCGGGGAGGATGTCATCGAGGTGTTCCATGCTCTCCTGAAAACGGCGCGGACGTCACAAGTCGCGTAACAATTCCTATACGCGCCCGCGCCCGCACCGGATTTGTCGCGGGCTCACACCGCGACGGCGAAGTCCCGCAGGGCGGCGTTGAGGCTGGTCTTCTGGTCAGTGGACGCCTTGCGCTGCCCGATGATGAGCGCGCACGGGACCATGTATTTCCCGGCGGGGAACTGCTTCTCCCGCATGCCCGGAATCACGACGCTGCGCGCCGGAACGCGGCCCTTGTGGATGACCTCCTGGGGCCCGGTGACGTCGATGATCTGCGTGGACGCGGTCAGCACCACGTTGGCGCCGAGCACCGCCTCCTCCTCCACCACCACGCCCTCCACCACGATGGAGCGGCTGCCCAGGAAGGCCCCGTCCTCGATGATGACCGGTGACGCGGTGGGCGGCTCGAGCACGCCGCCCAGCCCCACGCCGCCGGACAGGTGGACGTTGCGGCCCACCTGCGCGCAGGAGCCCACCGTGGCCCACGTGTCCACCATGGTGCCCGCGCCCACCCGCGCGCCGATGTTCACGTACCCGGGCATCACCACCGCGCCCTTCTCCACGAAGGCGCCGTAGCGCACGGTGCCCGGAGGCACCACGCGCACGCCCGCCGCCTCCAGGCCCTTCTTCAGGGGTACCTTGTCGTGGAACTCGAAGGGGCCCACCTCCATCACCCTCATCTCCGACACGGCGAAGAACAGGAGGATGGCCTCCTTCACCCAGGCGTTGACCCGCCAGCCTTCCGGGCCCTTCTCCGCGACACGCAGCTCACCGGAGTCCAGCCGCGCGAGCGTCTCGCGCACCGCCGCCACCGTGTCCGCGTCCTTCAGTTTCGCCCGGTCCGCGAACGCCGCGGACACCCGCTGGGAGAGCTCTTCGAGGGATGTCGCCATGACGCCGAGTTGAATCACACTTCAGCGGCCCGCGCCCTCCTCAATGTCCACCGCCAGACGGCCTCACGCGTGCGACGGTTCGGGCCCCAGCACCAGGGGCAGGGTCTGCGTCGGGATTTCTCCGTGAAACATGGCATCCGCGTGAGCCAGCGGGCCCGTGCCCTCCTTCAGGATGACGGCGCCCTGGAGCACCCGGCCCACGGCGGACAGGGGGGCCTCCTTCCAGTCGCGGTGGCGGACGAAGGGCGAGCGCCGGACGTAGAGATGCTCCTGGCCGATGAGGGCCACGTACCCCAGGAGCGTCCCATCCGCCGAGCGCACGCGCATGCCGCTGATGATGGAGCGCCGTTCGGACGGCGTGTCGTCGAAGGCCATCGGTCGTCTCCTCCTGTGCGCTGGAAAGGTGGGGACGGTCCGTGGGCGCCGCGAGCCGCCCGCCCCCTCGACGGGCCCCTGCCCGCCCGGCCGCCCCGGGAGCATGACAGGGGCGCCGGACGCCCGGCCTGGAGCCCGGCGGGCGCCTCGCGCCGGGTTTCCCGCACCGGGAGGACGCGCTCCCGTTAGCGTGCGTCCGCCATGACGAACCCCGTCTTCCCGCCGCTGCGCGCCGCCTATGAACCGGAGTCCTTCCGGGCCACCGCCCACGCCCTGATGGATCAGCTCGCGGACTACCTGAAGGCCGCGCTCGCCGGGGGCGCGATGCCGGTGCTGCCCTGGGCCCCGCCCGCGGTGAACCAGGAGCGCTTCGCCACGGCCTTCCCGGAGGAGCCGGCGCCGGAGGTCTCCCAGGCCTTCGCGGCGCTGATGGCGCGCGTGCTGAAGGACTCGCATCACCTGCACCACCCGCGCTACGTGGGCCACCAGGTGACGGCGCCCGTGCCGCTGGCGGCGCTGTGCGACGCCGTGTCGTCGCTGCTCAACAACGGCATGGCCGTGTACGAGATGGGCCCCGTCGCCACCGCGATGGAGCACCACGTGCTCGCGTGGATGGCGGGGAAGCTGGGCCTGCCCCCGAGCGCCCGGGGCGTGCTCACCTCCGGCGGCAGCGCGGGCAACCTCACCGCCCTGCTCGCCGCGCGTCAGGCGAAGGCCGGCTACGACGCGTGGAACGGCGGCGCGCACGCGGGCCCGCCCCTGACGGTGCTGGTCCCCCGCTCCGCCCACTACTGCCTGGCCCGCGCGGTCCGCATCATGGGCTGGGGCGAGGGCGGCCTCACCCCGGTGGACGTGGACGACCACTTCCGCGTGCGGCCGGACGCCCTGGAGGACGCGCTCGAGCGGGCCACCCGCGCGGGGAGGAAGGCCATCGCCGTGGTGGCCAGCGCGGGCTCCACCGCCACCGGCGCGTTCGACCCGCTGGAGCCCGTGGCGGACTTCGCGCAGAGGCACGACCTGTGGTTCCACGTGGACGGCGCGCACGGGGCCGCGGCGTCCCTGAGCCCCAAGTACCGCGCGCAGGTGAAGGGCATCGAGCGGGCGGACTCCGTGGTGTGGGACGCGCACAAGGGGCTGCTCATGCCCGCGCTGGTGACGGCCGTGCTCTTCCGCGACGGCGCGCGCTCCTTCGACGCCTTCTCCCAGGAGGCCCACTACCTCTTCCACGGCGACGGCGACGACGCGCGCCCCTACAGCGACGTGGGCCTGCGCACGCTGGAGTGCACCAAGGAGATGATGCCCCTCAAGGTCTACGCGTGCCTGTCCGTGCTGGGCACGCGCGTCTTCGAGGAGGCCGTCACCGCCTCCTACGACCAGGCCAGACGCTTCGCCCGGATGCTCACCGCCGCCCCGGACTTCGAGCTGGCCCTGGAGCCCGACTGCAACATCATCTGCTTCCGCCACACCCCCGCGCACGTGCCGCCGGAGGGCTGGGACGCGCTCCAGGTCCGCCTGCGTGAAGCGCTGGTCTCCCGCGGAAGTTTCTACCTGGTGCAGACGCGGCTGCCCCGGGGCGTGTACCTGCGCACCACGCTCATCCACCCGCTCACCGGCGACGCGGACCTGGAGTCCCTGCTGGACGCGCTCCGGAGCGCGGCGGGCCAGCCCTGAATTTTGTGAGCAAGGGAGTCGCCCTGGCGGGGGAAATGCGATAGGGCGGGGCCGCCATGCTCGTCTCGCTCGTCATCCCCGTCTACAACGAGATTCCCACCCTGGCGGAAATCCTCCGGCGCTGCGTCGCCGTGGACTTCCCCAAGGAGCTCGTCCTCGTGGACGACTGCTCGAAGGACGGCAGCCGCGAATTCCTGCGCCAGCTGTCCGAGCAGGGCCTGGAGGTCCTGGGCGGCACGCCGAAGAACCGCAACGAAATCCGCGTGCTCTTCCAGGAGCAGAACCAGGGCAAGGGGGCCGCGCTGCGCCGGGGCTTCGCCGAGGCCACGGGGGACATCATCCTCGTGCAGGACGCGGACCTGGAGTACGACCCCCGGGACATCCCCCGGGTCATCCAGCCCATCCTGGATGGCGACGCGGACGTCGTCTTCGGCAGCCGCTTCATCGGGTCGCCGCGCCGGGTGCTGTACTACTGGCACACCGTCCTCAACAACCTGCTCACCACGCTCTCCAACATGACGAGCGGGCTGAACCTCACGGACATGGAGACCTGCTACAAGGCCTTCCGCGCGGAGGTGCTGCGCTCCGTGCACGTGGAGGAGGACCGGTTCGGCTTCGAGCCCGAAATCACCGCCAAGGTGGCGCGCGGCAACTGGCGCGTCTTCGAGGTGCCCATCAGCTACCATGGGCGCACCTACGAGGAGGGCAAGAAGATTGGCTGGAAGGACGGCGTGCGCGCCCTCTACGCCATCGCGAAGTACTCGCTGAAGCGCTGAGAGGCCCGGACGTCCGCCCGGCCGCTGTCCGGGGGAGCTGGGTCCGAATGCGGACAAGGGAACAGACGGGCGGGTGCGGTTGGTTGTCCAGCGAGCGGCACCCTGAGACGGGTTCCGGCTTTTCTTCCTCCGTATCGCGGCGCGTAGTAGTTTCGACAACGCACTCCGTCTGAAGGGCGGGGAGTTTCCCGGTCCTTCCGAAAGTTTCCGCCCCCGTATGTTCGACTGGCTCCACACCCTGTTTTCGCGCGACCTCGCCATCGACCTGGGTACGGCGAACACGCTCATCTACATCCGCGGCCAGGGCATCGTGTCCAACGAGCCCTCCGTCGTGGCGGTGCAGCAGGACTCGCGCGGCGGCAAGAAGGTGCTCGCCGTGGGCAAGGAGGCCAAGGAGATGCTCGGCAGGACGCCGGGCAACATCGTGGCCATCCGGCCCATGAAGGACGGCGTCATCGCCGACTTCGAAATCACCGCCGCGATGCTGCGCTACTTCATCCAGAGCGCGCACAACCGCAAGACGCTGGTGAACCCGCGCATCATCATCGGCATCCCGTCCGGCATCACGGAGGTGGAGCGCCGCGCGGTGCGTGAGGCGGCCGCCAACGCGGGCGCGCGCGAGGTCTACCTCATCGAGCAGCCCATGGCCGCGGCGATTGGCGCGGGCCTGCCGGTGACGGAGCCCAGCGGCAACATGATTGTGGACATCGGCGGTGGCACGTCCGACGTCGCGGTCATCAGCCTCGCGGGCATCGTGTTCGCCAAGTCCGTGCGCATCGGCGGCGACAAGCTGGACGAGGCGATCATCCAGTACGTCAAGCGCAAGTACAACCTGCTCATCGGTGAGCGCACGGCGGAGCTCATCAAGATGGGCATCGGCACGGCGTACCCGACGGACGAGGTCATGACCATGGAGATCAAGGGTCGCGACCTGGTGGCCGGCGTGCCGCGCACGCTGACGGTGTCCAGCGACGAGGTGCGCGACGCGCTCGCGGAGCCCGTCAACGGCATCGTGGAAGCGGTGAAGCTGACGCTGGAGCGCACGCCGCCGGAGCTGGCCGGTGACATCGCGGACCGCGGCATCGTGCTCGCCGGTGGCGGCGCGCTGCTCAAGAACCTGGACACGCTGCTCCGTGAGGAGACGGGCCTGCCGGTGTTCCTCGCGGAGGACCCGCTGTCCGCCGTGGTGATTGGCGCGGGCAAGGCGCTGGAGTCGTTGGACATCCTCCGCCAGGTCTGCCAGCCGGGCTGAGGTTCCCCTCCCCCGCTGCACCGTGACGGCGCCGGACCTCGCTCAGGGGTCGGCGCCGTTCGCGTTTCCGGGCGGCGGGGTGGCGGCGGCCCGGGGCAGGGGCAGCCCCGTGGGCCTGACGATGCGCGCCTCGCAGTTCGGGCGGCGTGCCTCCCGGTCCTCCTCCTGGCGGGCCTGCTCCTTCAGCAGGTCCCCTCTCAGGAGGACGCCCTGGGGCAGGGACTGCTCCACCTTCGTGTCCATGCAGGCGTCGAAGGCGCGCCGCATCCAGCCGCTGGCGGCGCGGACGGAGAAGCCGCCCAGGGCGTCCATGCGGGCCAGGCCGTCCAGGCGCTCCGTGAACACCGGGTAGCCCTCCTTCGCATCGCGCCGGGCGTGGACCAGGGTGGCGGCGGCGCGCAGCCCTGGGGGCAGACGGTTGAAGTCCAGTCCGGGGACACCCGAGGTGGACAGGACGTGGTTTCGCAGCGGGTCGCGCGCGAGCATCAGCGGCAGCGAGAAGCTGAAGAGCCGTTTGCCCACGGCGTCGCCGGTGCGCGTGTGCTCCAGGGCGAGCAGCGCGAGGACCTCCGGGTCCAGCTGGGACAGCACTGTCGAGGGGTCGCCATCCCCCTCCTTCAGCGCGCGCCTTGGATCCACCAGCGCATCCCGGGTGAGGCGAAGCACGGAGCGGGCTTCGACGGACGGCAGCGCGGCGAGCTCCGCGTCCTTCGGTGAGCGCTGGCCGGTGAGCAGGTCCAGCAGCAGCATCCGCTCCGGCTGCCGCGCGAGGGCGGGGGGAATCCAGTCGCGCATCACGTAGGACGTGTGCTCGGGCCCGGCGGCCTCGGCCGTGCGTCCGGCGAGCACCAGGAAGTCCCAGGTCCGGCGGCGCGGGTCCTGGCCGTAGCGGCGCACCCGTGCCGTGGCCGCGTCCCGCAGCTGCGCGCGCAGGAGGATGCGCACGTCCAGCTCCAGCGCCTCCAGGGTCTCCGGCGGGTGCTTCTCCTCGAGCGCCTGCACCCGTCTCGCCGTCCCGACGACGAAGTCCTGGCGCTCGCTGTCACTCCAGGACCGCGAGCCGTCCCCCAGCTCGAAGCGCCACCGCGCCTCCAGCCACGCGCGGGTCACGTCGGGTGAGTCCGGGAAGCGCTCCGCCAGGTTCGCCCAGGCGTCGACGGCGGCCGCGGAGCTCGGGTCCTGCGAGCCCGCGCGTTGGAGGTAGAGGGCCGCCAGCGGTGAGTCCGGATGCTGCTGCGCGTGCTCCGCGTAGCGTGCGCGGGCCTGGCCTCCCTGTCCGATGTAGCGCATCAACGACAGCGCCAGCGCCTGCGCGGCCGGGTCCTCCTGCCAGGTGTGCATCAGCATCGCCGCGTAGTCGCGCGTGTTGCGCCAGCGCAGGTCGGACGGCAGGTTCGCGGGCACCTGCGTGTCCACGACGAGCCATGCGCGCGCGGCCGTCTCCCGCGCGAGCCTGTTGCCCGGCTCCACCTCCGCCACGGCGGACGCCACGCGGCCCACGGCCTGCCAGTTGTCCTCATCCGCGAAGGCCTGCGCGGCGGCCTCCCACTTCGCGGCCTGGACGGCGAGCCGCTCGTCCGCCTGGAGCACCGAGGCGGCCTCCGGCAGGGAGCGGGAGGGAAGGCTTGTGTCCGTGGCCTCCGCCTTCAGCCTCGCGGCGCCCTTCACGTTGTAGAGGATGCGCTCGCCCTGGACCGGCAGCGTCACGTCCTCGATGACGGAGTCCTGGCCGGGCCAGGTCGTCACCGCGTGGAGCGGCCCTTCTCCCAGCTTCACGCGCCCCTGCTCCTGCGTCCCGGGCGCCACCACCCAGTGTTCGCCGCCGATGCGCACGTCCACGGGGCGCGACAGGCCATTGACGACCGTCACGGCGCGCATGCCGCGAGCCTCCAGCCACACGGCGCCCAGTCCCGCCAGGCCGCAGAGCCCCAGCGCCATCCCGGCCAGGGCCACCGCGCGGCGGCGCGACCTGCCACGAGAAGGAGGCACCTGACCGATGACCTGGAGCGGCGCCTTGCCGTCCGCGCGCACGAGGTAGCCCTCCAAGGGCCACACCGGAACGCCCAGCACCGACACGGTGCGCTCCGCGACGAAGGGCGCGTTCGGAGCGGCGCCGCGCGCAGGCGAGCCCCTCCACCGCACGCCCGTCCCCAGCACGGAGGACTCGGAAGGCGGGCGGGCCGCGATGACGAAGGCGCCCCGGTCCTCCACCAGCGCCGTGAGCAGCTCCCGCGTGGGCCCGGGCGGCTCATGTTCCAGCCGGCGTGAGAGCACCGCGTGCACCGCCCACGCATCCCCCCGCGCGAGCGCCTCCGACAGTGCGGCATCCGGCAGGAGTTCCGCCAGACGCGGCGCGCGCTCCAGCAAACCGCTGGGGTCGGTGACAAGGGCGAGGGACATGGCCCGCATTCAACCGGGACCCGGTGGGTGGAAGGCAAGACCCCGAGCCCCGAATCCCGTCAGGTCTTCGGGCCTGAAGGCCGCGCCCACGGATGAGAAGGGAAGCCCCCTGCCGAGCCCCGGCTGCGGCGCGCAGCCAAAACCGGTCGGACAGTCGGACAGCGTCGGGCCACATGGCAGGCCAAGGGCCCCCGACACCCGAGCCGCGAAAACCTGTCCGACTGTCCGACAGCTTTGGACAACGGCAACCAGGCC
The sequence above is drawn from the Corallococcus sp. NCRR genome and encodes:
- a CDS encoding tetratricopeptide repeat protein; amino-acid sequence: MSLALVTDPSGLLERAPRLAELLPDAALSEALARGDAWAVHAVLSRRLEHEPPGPTRELLTALVEDRGAFVIAARPPSESSVLGTGVRWRGSPARGAAPNAPFVAERTVSVLGVPVWPLEGYLVRADGKAPLQVIGQVPPSRGRSRRRAVALAGMALGLCGLAGLGAVWLEARGMRAVTVVNGLSRPVDVRIGGEHWVVAPGTQEQGRVKLGEGPLHAVTTWPGQDSVIEDVTLPVQGERILYNVKGAARLKAEATDTSLPSRSLPEAASVLQADERLAVQAAKWEAAAQAFADEDNWQAVGRVASAVAEVEPGNRLARETAARAWLVVDTQVPANLPSDLRWRNTRDYAAMLMHTWQEDPAAQALALSLMRYIGQGGQARARYAEHAQQHPDSPLAALYLQRAGSQDPSSAAAVDAWANLAERFPDSPDVTRAWLEARWRFELGDGSRSWSDSERQDFVVGTARRVQALEEKHPPETLEALELDVRILLRAQLRDAATARVRRYGQDPRRRTWDFLVLAGRTAEAAGPEHTSYVMRDWIPPALARQPERMLLLDLLTGQRSPKDAELAALPSVEARSVLRLTRDALVDPRRALKEGDGDPSTVLSQLDPEVLALLALEHTRTGDAVGKRLFSFSLPLMLARDPLRNHVLSTSGVPGLDFNRLPPGLRAAATLVHARRDAKEGYPVFTERLDGLARMDALGGFSVRAASGWMRRAFDACMDTKVEQSLPQGVLLRGDLLKEQARQEEDREARRPNCEARIVRPTGLPLPRAAATPPPGNANGADP